The following coding sequences lie in one Acipenser ruthenus chromosome 47, fAciRut3.2 maternal haplotype, whole genome shotgun sequence genomic window:
- the LOC117968479 gene encoding mucin-16-like produces the protein MNSDSLYVNGYHENPPLPPLNLIHLRVNFTLSNLTFSPELLDPKSPVRHNVTSLVIQAFKNSSLSSTFSSCKLVSLSSGSTNGTAVSLDCTFLNNTSVSPIDKVTAYKKLNEETKNCTSLGPYTMNSDSLYVNGYHENPPLPPLKLINFAVNFTLSNLPFSPELLDPKSPVRDNVTSLVIQAFKNSSLASTFSSCKLVSLSSGSTNGTAVSLDCTFLNNTSVSPIDKVTAYKKLNEETKNCTSLGPYTMNSDSLYVNGYHEKPVPYPPAQSYPLNFTITNLKFIQDLTKPDSQKYNYVEATIITLMDNLFKSSEVSNSYQGCRIVRFGSQQDGNDTTVNALCDFKSESSETAINKVKVYEVFKNATYNLKNLGPYNLDKDSLYVKDYTERDSSLPIPTTTPTTTSPPIAISPSDMVFDLNFTITNRNYSPGMLDDTNSPLYKEIQANVTAMLAALYKNSTVGNNYKYCIVTGLKLGSVKVSCDCFFKPTDEIKTLDSDIIRDTFAKGTNNTDLLGGMYNLQRDSLSVKDTTVVIVPPQPKEEFPFWAIIIIVLGIMFILFLIFLLCFLLAMVRQRRRKDSYQVMQAPHGLYFPHLR, from the exons atgaacagcgatagtctctatgtaaacg ggtatcatgaaaatccacctctccctcccctga ATCTAATCCACTTGAGAGTCAACTTCACCCTCTCCAACCTGACCTTCTCTCCAGAACTGCTGGACCCAAAGAGCCCAGTCAGACACAATGTGACCAGCCTG GTGATCCAagccttcaaaaacagcagtttgtcTTCTACCTTTTCTTCTTGCAAACTGGTTTCTCTCAG TTCTGGGTCCACCAACGGTACGGCAGTCAGCCTCGATTGCACCTTCCTCAACAACACATCAGTATCTCCCATTGACAAAGTGACAGCTTACAAGAAGCTGAATGAGGAAACCAAGAACTGCACCTCCTTGGGACCATATACAATGAACAGCGATAGTCTCTATGTAAACG ggtatcatgaaaatccacctctccctcccctga AACTGATCAACTTTGCAGTCAACTTCACCCTCTCCAACCTGCCCTTCTCTCCAGAACTGCTGGACCCAAAGAGCCCAGTCAGagacaatgtgaccagtctg gtgatccaagccttcaaaaacagcagtttggcTTCTACCTTTTCTTCTTGCAAACTGGTTTCTCTCAG TTCTGGGTCCACCAACGGTACGGCAGTCAGCCTCGATTGCACCTTCCTCAACAACACATCAGTATCTCCCATTGACAAAGTGACAGCTTACAAGAAGCTGAATGAGGAAACCAAGAACTGCACCTCCTTGGGACCATATACAATGAACAGCGATAGTCTCTATGTCAATG GGTATCATGAGAAGCCAGTTCCCTATCCTCCAGCTCAGTCTTACCCTCTTAATTTTACAATTACTAATTTGAAGTTCATACAAGACCTGACAAAACCAGACTCACAAAAGTATAATTACGTCGAGGCCACAATAATTACCCTG ATGGATAatctttttaaaagcagtgaaGTGAGCAACTCATACCAGGGGTGTCGGATTGTGAGATTTGG GTCTCAACAAGATGGAAATGACACTACTGTTAATGCTTTGTGTGATTTCAAATCCGAGAGTTCTGAAACGGCAATCAATAAAGTCAAGGTGTATGAAGTGTtcaaaaatgcaacatataaCCTCAAAAATCTGGGACCTTACAACCTTGATAAAGACAGCCTTTATGTCAAAG ACTATACAGAGAGAGACTCTTCACTCCCCatccccaccaccacccccaccaccaccagTCCTCCGATAGCCATCAGCCCCAGTGACATGGTCTTTGACCTCAATTTCACCATAACCAACAGAAACTACAGCCCAGGCATGCTGGATGACACAAACTCGCCTCTGTACAAGGAGATTCAGGCCAATGTAACAGCAATG CTTGCTGCATTGTACAAAAACAGCACCGTAGGAAACAACTACAAGTACTGTATAGTTACAGGTTTGAA GTTAGGTTCTGTAAAGGTAAGCTGCGATTGTTTCTTTAAGCCAACGGATGAGATCAAAACCCTTGACAGTGATATCATTAGAGACACATTTGCAAAGGGAACCAACAACACTGATTTACTGGGAGGGATGTATAACCTGCAAAGGGACAGTTTAAGTGTAAAAG ACACAACTGTTGTAATCGTGCCTCCTCAGCCAAAAGAAGAATTCCCTTTCTGGGCCATCATTATCATTGTCCTTGGTATCATGTTTATCCTGTTTCTGATCTTCCTTCTGTGCTTCTTG TTGGCAATGGTTAGACAGCGCAGGCGTAAAGACTCGTACCAGGTGATGCAGGCTCCCCATGGCCTGTACTTCCCCCACCTGAGATGA